Proteins co-encoded in one Leptospira inadai serovar Lyme str. 10 genomic window:
- a CDS encoding DUF1761 domain-containing protein: MKNYVLAVFSYLVPTFILGVIWHFVFFNELYESFGIYNRRDPIIPLGFGSMLIQGLILAYLYPFYYKDGENSIKRGIQFGLIAGVFLYSVSTIANAAKIQVNFMTEWFTVQAAFHIIQFVIAGSLIGLSYGEKVSNIAKS; this comes from the coding sequence ATGAAAAACTATGTCCTGGCGGTTTTTAGTTATCTTGTACCCACATTCATTCTCGGTGTAATCTGGCACTTTGTCTTTTTTAACGAGTTGTATGAATCCTTTGGAATCTATAATAGGAGGGACCCTATAATTCCCCTAGGGTTCGGATCGATGCTAATCCAAGGACTAATTCTCGCCTATCTGTATCCTTTTTATTACAAGGATGGAGAAAATTCGATTAAGCGCGGGATTCAATTCGGTTTGATTGCAGGGGTATTTTTATACTCCGTTTCTACCATTGCAAACGCGGCAAAAATCCAAGTTAATTTTATGACTGAGTGGTTCACCGTCCAAGCCGCTTTTCATATTATTCAATTCGTAATCGCCGGCTCTCTTATCGGCTTATCTTACGGAGAAAAGGTTAGCAATATCGCAAAATCCTGA
- a CDS encoding TonB-dependent receptor: protein MDKLPCSIFFKLHLAFLIMLFLSTGSNAEENDQGETTSNQNKRTYSFGDAIEIRDKKAERSVSEGRISGAALRRRPIQSTGEIAEAIPGVLVTQHSGGGKANQYYLRGFDLDHGTDIAASLDGVPINMPTHAHGQGYTDLNFIIPELIHDVHYKKGVYYAEEGDFSSAGAMNISYSKSLQKNLYSIEAGSLGYERIFIAESKKLGKGTILFGTEYSSYKGAWTIPDRYQKLNSVLSYSVGDEEQGMSITAMGYKGAWHATNQIPQRAVKKGRSWLDPNNDGLNPYDPVDPTDGGLTHRASATFEGHKRNSHSEAKIILYGVYYDLGLYSDYTFFMVDHDRGDQVEQVDQRTISGMKGHYKLKSNIFSFKMENTFGFQVRRDFIHNSLYHTESRSRLDTESNKRILETSLSPTYENRIQWISKIVSIIGMRSDTYYMNVTDAMSYASAGKTANIVSPKVSWIFGPWANTEFFVNYGFGFHSNDAKGILVKPSPVTPLVRTKGGEAGMRTTPVKQIVLNVAYWFLDVNSELVFNGDSGSTDPSGRSIRKGIELSLSYKLNSWLNFDEDLSYSSARYTNGGFLGRDGDYVPQAIHSAFSSGLSVADLDGFFGAIRVRYFGPRPLVQNNSVRSTPSTFWNIKIGKKLSENLNLSLDIFNIFNSHAPQVQYYYATRLKNEDPGPDDGGYNDTLTHPSAPRNFRVSISGTF, encoded by the coding sequence TTGGATAAACTTCCATGCTCCATATTTTTCAAACTGCATCTTGCATTTCTTATAATGCTTTTTCTCTCAACGGGATCGAACGCGGAAGAAAATGATCAAGGAGAAACAACATCAAATCAAAACAAGCGTACTTATTCGTTCGGTGATGCGATAGAAATTAGGGATAAAAAGGCCGAACGTTCCGTAAGCGAAGGAAGAATTAGCGGGGCGGCTTTACGAAGGCGTCCGATCCAGTCAACGGGAGAAATTGCGGAAGCGATCCCCGGTGTCCTCGTGACCCAGCATAGCGGAGGCGGAAAGGCCAATCAATATTATCTGAGGGGATTCGATTTGGATCATGGCACGGATATCGCTGCCAGCCTAGATGGGGTTCCGATCAATATGCCGACTCATGCTCACGGACAAGGGTACACCGATTTAAACTTTATTATTCCCGAGTTAATTCATGATGTTCATTATAAAAAAGGAGTGTATTACGCCGAAGAGGGGGATTTTTCCTCCGCCGGAGCTATGAATATTTCCTATTCCAAGAGTCTGCAAAAAAACTTATATTCCATAGAAGCAGGAAGCCTAGGATACGAACGAATCTTTATCGCAGAATCCAAAAAGCTTGGAAAAGGAACCATTCTTTTCGGAACGGAATATTCTTCGTATAAAGGCGCTTGGACAATTCCGGACCGTTACCAAAAATTGAATTCGGTTCTTTCCTACAGCGTAGGAGATGAGGAACAAGGAATGTCGATTACCGCAATGGGCTATAAAGGCGCCTGGCATGCAACGAACCAAATACCGCAAAGAGCTGTAAAAAAAGGAAGATCTTGGCTCGACCCGAATAATGACGGACTCAATCCATATGATCCGGTTGATCCGACCGACGGGGGGTTAACACACCGAGCTAGCGCGACATTCGAGGGGCATAAAAGAAATTCACATTCGGAAGCTAAGATCATTTTATACGGAGTTTATTATGATTTAGGTCTCTATTCGGATTACACTTTCTTTATGGTCGACCATGATCGCGGAGACCAAGTGGAGCAAGTCGACCAAAGAACGATTTCCGGCATGAAAGGCCATTATAAACTCAAATCGAATATATTTTCGTTTAAAATGGAAAATACATTCGGGTTTCAAGTTAGGCGCGATTTCATTCATAATAGTCTATATCATACTGAGTCAAGATCGAGATTGGATACGGAATCCAATAAAAGAATTTTGGAAACGTCATTATCGCCGACCTACGAAAATAGGATCCAATGGATTTCTAAAATCGTAAGCATTATCGGGATGAGAAGCGATACGTATTACATGAATGTAACTGATGCTATGTCGTACGCGTCCGCCGGGAAGACTGCGAATATAGTAAGCCCTAAAGTTTCTTGGATATTCGGACCTTGGGCGAATACCGAGTTTTTCGTAAACTACGGATTCGGATTTCATAGTAACGACGCAAAAGGCATCCTAGTTAAGCCAAGCCCGGTTACTCCGTTAGTTCGAACCAAGGGAGGCGAAGCCGGGATGAGAACGACTCCGGTTAAGCAGATCGTGCTTAACGTTGCATACTGGTTTTTGGACGTAAATTCTGAATTAGTGTTTAACGGAGATTCGGGAAGTACGGACCCTAGCGGTCGCAGTATTAGAAAAGGAATCGAATTGTCTCTGTCCTACAAGTTGAATTCTTGGCTAAATTTTGACGAAGATCTTTCATATTCGAGCGCCAGATACACGAACGGCGGGTTTTTAGGTAGAGACGGAGATTATGTTCCTCAGGCGATTCATTCCGCTTTCTCTTCCGGACTCAGTGTCGCTGATTTGGATGGGTTCTTCGGAGCTATTAGAGTTCGCTATTTTGGACCGCGACCGTTAGTTCAGAATAATTCAGTAAGATCGACTCCTTCCACATTCTGGAATATAAAAATAGGCAAGAAACTATCGGAGAATTTAAATCTTTCCCTCGATATATTCAATATATTTAATTCGCACGCCCCTCAGGTTCAATACTACTATGCGACTCGTTTAAAAAACGAGGATCCGGGTCCTGATGATGGCGGATATAACGACACCTTGACTCATCCCTCAGCCCCTAGGAATTTCAGGGTTTCCATCTCCGGCACGTTTTAA
- a CDS encoding VOC family protein, whose protein sequence is MEESKNKAENTTSSNDTIPMVIGIGGIFFFSDNPKEIKDWYAKNLGLEVNDWGSTFESRNIKQPDEINSLQWSPFETGSEYFAPSKKEFMINYRVQNIEGLVKKLRENGVTIVDEIKDSEYGKFVHIMDSEGNKLELWEP, encoded by the coding sequence ATGGAAGAATCAAAAAACAAAGCCGAGAATACGACTTCATCCAATGATACGATCCCGATGGTGATAGGAATCGGCGGAATTTTCTTTTTTTCCGACAATCCAAAAGAAATCAAAGATTGGTATGCCAAGAATTTAGGACTCGAGGTCAATGACTGGGGCTCGACCTTCGAATCTAGAAATATAAAACAACCCGACGAAATAAATTCTCTCCAGTGGAGTCCTTTCGAGACCGGAAGCGAATACTTTGCACCGTCAAAAAAGGAATTTATGATTAATTATAGAGTCCAGAATATCGAGGGACTCGTGAAAAAGCTAAGAGAAAACGGAGTGACTATCGTAGATGAAATTAAAGACTCCGAATACGGGAAATTCGTTCATATTATGGACTCCGAAGGAAATAAGTTGGAACTTTGGGAACCCTGA
- a CDS encoding winged helix-turn-helix transcriptional regulator yields the protein MKSKLYLYLYFASNILSMGMTGKHNSHCPIAFASDIFFDRWSPLILRDILFKNKRYYNEFLESEESISTNILASRLLYLEQTGLLYKSQDPRNSKRFVYYPTSKCLDLIPIFFEIIRWSARHDPETETPKAFINSINRNEKEVERNIRKQFRVNYLRD from the coding sequence GTGAAAAGCAAGCTATATTTATACTTGTATTTTGCAAGTAATATTTTATCTATGGGCATGACCGGAAAACATAATTCCCATTGTCCCATCGCCTTCGCGTCGGATATTTTCTTTGATCGATGGTCGCCTCTTATTTTGCGGGATATTCTTTTTAAGAATAAGAGATATTATAACGAATTTTTGGAATCGGAAGAATCCATTTCGACGAACATATTAGCGTCGCGCCTACTGTATCTTGAGCAAACGGGCCTTTTGTATAAGAGTCAAGATCCCCGGAACTCGAAAAGATTCGTATACTATCCTACTTCCAAATGTCTGGATCTTATTCCGATATTTTTTGAGATCATTCGCTGGAGTGCTCGTCATGATCCTGAGACGGAAACGCCTAAAGCATTTATTAATAGTATTAACCGAAATGAAAAAGAAGTTGAACGAAATATTAGAAAACAGTTTCGAGTGAATTACCTTCGCGATTAG
- a CDS encoding TetR/AcrR family transcriptional regulator: MKALNERKRKHKKRNRLPQAERIVSILQAALPLFAQEGLEGTRTSSLCKSAGISVGLIYRYFPSKQELFAEVLEYCLKLSNDPFRTAVSDLEPGSDAIAFLINAFITDIFLKHKNEEIELAQKLILRNMSADGKFAKKYIRKKLRSLFPIIKTSIEVCIKNKELPANRSWKNWRDVTWIIRHLLIVFSFFPFSFPKQKLYSERIESLRFESVRFCLLAVGFSPEATEILVKKVAKQSVLVI, encoded by the coding sequence TTGAAGGCTCTAAATGAAAGAAAAAGGAAGCACAAAAAAAGAAATAGGCTTCCTCAGGCGGAACGAATAGTATCCATCCTCCAAGCGGCTCTGCCTTTATTTGCGCAGGAAGGTTTAGAGGGAACCAGGACGAGTTCATTATGTAAATCCGCCGGCATTTCGGTAGGACTTATTTATAGGTATTTTCCAAGTAAGCAGGAATTGTTCGCGGAAGTCTTGGAATACTGCCTAAAGCTATCCAATGACCCCTTTAGAACCGCCGTTTCCGATTTAGAGCCGGGATCCGACGCGATTGCATTTCTAATTAACGCTTTTATAACGGATATTTTTTTAAAGCATAAAAACGAAGAAATCGAACTCGCTCAAAAATTAATTTTAAGAAACATGAGTGCAGACGGAAAATTCGCAAAAAAATATATTCGAAAAAAATTAAGAAGCCTTTTTCCAATAATAAAAACTTCCATAGAAGTATGTATAAAAAATAAGGAACTTCCGGCGAATCGATCTTGGAAAAATTGGAGGGACGTAACTTGGATCATTCGTCATCTGTTGATCGTATTTTCCTTCTTTCCTTTTTCGTTCCCCAAGCAAAAATTATATTCGGAAAGAATCGAATCGCTTCGATTCGAATCCGTTCGATTCTGTCTCTTAGCGGTGGGATTTTCCCCCGAAGCAACCGAGATTCTTGTAAAAAAAGTAGCTAAACAATCCGTATTAGTAATTTAA
- a CDS encoding SDR family NAD(P)-dependent oxidoreductase, which yields MDYKNKTILITGASSGIGRALAVRLADFSNNIVVTARRGDLLKDLQRDIESKGSKCLFFVGDATDPEHADLVVSETINAFGKIDIAVLNVGAGPASNTIKDSREIILGKMRTNYDSLINFFVPVLATMKFRTAPCMIAHVNSLATYFGIPMQGDYTAAKAAGRIFLDTARMELKHFGFKQIRIQTIHPGFVATHAVKDDGIPAPNEISEEEAVKYILKGFRSEIRENRFPLGTAIAVRIGRIAPVWLRTKILLSEAATEY from the coding sequence ATGGATTATAAAAACAAAACAATTTTAATAACGGGTGCATCCTCCGGTATCGGCAGAGCGCTTGCCGTCCGTCTCGCCGATTTTTCGAATAATATCGTCGTTACCGCAAGACGGGGCGACCTTCTCAAAGATCTTCAGCGAGACATCGAATCCAAGGGCAGTAAATGTCTTTTTTTCGTCGGAGATGCTACGGATCCCGAGCATGCGGATCTGGTCGTTTCCGAAACGATAAACGCATTCGGGAAAATTGATATTGCCGTTCTGAACGTAGGAGCCGGCCCCGCTTCCAATACGATCAAAGATTCCAGGGAAATCATTCTAGGAAAGATGAGGACCAATTACGATAGTTTAATAAACTTTTTCGTTCCCGTCCTTGCAACAATGAAATTTCGGACCGCGCCTTGCATGATTGCACACGTCAATTCCCTAGCGACTTATTTCGGAATTCCCATGCAGGGAGATTATACGGCGGCAAAAGCGGCCGGGAGAATCTTTTTAGATACCGCGAGAATGGAATTAAAGCACTTCGGTTTTAAACAGATTCGTATCCAAACGATCCATCCGGGCTTCGTGGCTACCCACGCCGTTAAAGACGATGGAATTCCCGCGCCGAACGAAATCAGCGAAGAAGAGGCAGTGAAATACATACTGAAAGGATTCCGTTCCGAAATTCGAGAGAATCGTTTTCCCCTTGGAACTGCAATAGCGGTCCGAATCGGACGGATCGCGCCCGTATGGCTGAGAACCAAAATCTTATTGTCCGAGGCGGCAACCGAATATTAA